In a genomic window of Allomeiothermus silvanus DSM 9946:
- a CDS encoding shikimate kinase, whose protein sequence is MTMLHIDRPTTWVSLTGFMGVGKSRIGRELAHELMLHFIDLDGYIERETGLTIADIFRHLGEETFRRLEAEAVGELVQKDFMVLSLGGGTFVSPENREKLLNRGIVVALWASPETIFERVGRKPGKRPMLEGEDPLGRIQQMFLQREPIYRQAHIHVSTDGRRVQEVVKEIIEKLWEYTKLHPRLALPPRPASPQPPGESEPHQEEINPPSFSDSVDKESS, encoded by the coding sequence CTGACTATGCTGCACATTGACCGCCCCACTACCTGGGTATCGCTCACTGGCTTCATGGGGGTGGGTAAAAGCCGCATCGGGCGGGAGCTAGCGCACGAGCTGATGCTGCACTTCATCGACTTGGACGGCTACATCGAACGCGAGACTGGGCTCACCATTGCCGATATCTTTCGCCACCTGGGCGAAGAGACGTTCCGTAGGCTCGAGGCTGAGGCGGTGGGCGAACTAGTGCAGAAAGACTTCATGGTGCTCTCGCTGGGCGGTGGGACCTTCGTCAGCCCAGAAAACCGTGAAAAACTCCTGAACCGGGGCATCGTGGTGGCCTTGTGGGCCAGCCCCGAAACCATCTTCGAGCGGGTGGGCCGCAAGCCGGGCAAGCGCCCTATGCTCGAAGGTGAAGACCCTTTAGGGCGTATTCAGCAGATGTTCCTCCAGCGCGAGCCGATCTACCGCCAGGCCCACATCCACGTCTCCACTGACGGAAGGCGGGTACAGGAGGTGGTGAAGGAGATCATCGAAAAGCTCTGGGAGTACACCAAGCTTCATCCCCGGCTCGCCCTACCCCCCCGCCCTGCTTCGCCCCAACCGCCGGGCGAAAGCGAACCCCACCAGGAGGAGATCAACCCGCCTTCCTTCTCCGATTCCGTGGATAAGGAGAGCTCATGA
- the aroC gene encoding chorismate synthase, which translates to MRFLTSGESHGPQLTGIIEGLPSRLPLSVEDINPWLRKRQGGYGRGRRMVIETDTVEIVSGVRAGRTTGAPVTLVIKNADYRNWSEIMDPAPGNEPRKKALTAARPGHADLAGGIKYHHKDLRDVLERASARETAMRVAVGAVAHKLLSFFGVESVGFVAGMAGVWSKVPFDWELRSRIEESPVRMTDPEAEAEVIRRVDEAKARGDTLGGIIEARFKGLVPGLGSQMHWERKLDGRVAQVALSIPAVKGVEIGTGFENAMKPGSQVHDAIYWEEGRGYYRQTNRAGGTEGGMSTGEELVVRAALKPIATLMTPLPTVDVVTHQPADAARERSDTTAVPAASVILEALTGIVLAQAYLEKFGGDTLEELVERVERYKEHARTY; encoded by the coding sequence ATGCGGTTTCTAACCTCGGGCGAATCCCATGGCCCACAACTTACCGGGATCATCGAGGGGCTGCCGAGCCGGCTCCCCCTCAGCGTCGAAGACATCAACCCCTGGCTTCGCAAGCGCCAGGGCGGCTACGGGCGCGGCAGGCGGATGGTGATCGAGACCGACACGGTGGAGATCGTAAGCGGGGTGCGGGCCGGGCGCACCACCGGGGCTCCGGTGACCCTGGTCATCAAAAACGCCGACTACCGCAACTGGAGCGAGATCATGGACCCAGCCCCGGGAAACGAGCCGCGCAAAAAGGCCCTCACCGCGGCGCGCCCAGGCCACGCTGACCTCGCCGGGGGGATCAAGTACCACCACAAGGATCTGCGGGATGTGCTCGAGCGGGCCAGCGCTCGCGAAACGGCCATGCGGGTAGCGGTGGGGGCAGTAGCCCACAAGCTCCTTTCTTTTTTCGGGGTGGAGAGCGTGGGCTTCGTGGCGGGCATGGCCGGGGTGTGGAGCAAGGTCCCCTTCGACTGGGAACTGCGCAGCCGCATCGAGGAAAGCCCGGTACGCATGACCGACCCAGAGGCTGAAGCCGAGGTGATCCGCCGGGTGGACGAAGCCAAAGCCAGGGGCGACACCTTGGGCGGAATCATCGAGGCCCGCTTCAAGGGGCTGGTGCCAGGGCTGGGCTCGCAGATGCACTGGGAGCGCAAACTCGATGGCCGGGTGGCCCAGGTGGCCCTAAGCATTCCGGCGGTGAAGGGCGTGGAGATCGGTACTGGCTTCGAAAACGCCATGAAGCCGGGGTCACAGGTTCACGACGCGATCTACTGGGAAGAGGGGCGCGGTTACTACCGCCAGACCAACCGGGCCGGGGGCACCGAGGGGGGCATGAGCACCGGCGAAGAACTGGTGGTGCGGGCGGCCCTCAAACCCATCGCCACCTTGATGACCCCCCTGCCGACCGTAGACGTGGTGACCCACCAGCCCGCCGATGCCGCCCGCGAACGCTCCGACACCACCGCAGTGCCCGCAGCCAGCGTGATCCTCGAGGCCCTTACCGGCATCGTGCTGGCCCAGGCCTACTTGGAAAAGTTCGGCGGCGACACCCTGGAAGAACTCGTCGAGCGCGTGGAACGGTACAAAGAGCACGCCCGGACGTATTGA
- a CDS encoding secretin N-terminal domain-containing protein translates to MKRLLATLALLSFGLASFGWAGSLPTDSRFDAPVRLNIANIANSQTVPTLPLDVVLEALAKSVGLQPLIYREFPTDGNAANAKPALPNIKLDFEGRPFRQVWDLIFNTYGVQLSLDYQLIGTNTIVVAPSALITSLSEAQQRVGDRSRVLYLVSIPPVVYIDGSKIDYEKAKAWVKDNFIPFATTEFGSLSVNWIVVQQGNTLAALSSIVGTTAQHNRFQDTLAKGRYIYEVLAGGATPVGQQAQVNKTERLYTLQNVSFADLQNFLLGQLPSLEISVVPTNPKAAYIRGTDAELKKLDELLKTADLARAFKRPYTLQNLTFEQASQRLQPLLTGDLKGVGLEPIPGNPNGLFANATEAQHTQLAEILKAVDTPIVQAPTSEPVVRRIYTLNFANAARIADFLRKEVKGISAEVIEGQPIVVVRGTEKQQQEVADLITNLDKPTSEQAAAASRTQRVYKLKFANAPALAEALSKAGGGSTTGGTQPSTSPGLPSLVADPSTNSIIAVGSDAQIRNFEVTLAQLDVPKQQVQLQVRIQAVNSSVIRELGLKWETISGGNLVASILEKGLSLIFDATRSLASLNIRATLNALESQNLSRRISDANLLVESGYGNDTSDLRQANAAGAELKAGGKLLIVTTTASTSQGGGQQSVREFDVGLTLRLRPRITPDGQIILEVYTQTGEQPQVLAPDRTFLPVNSTLSSFRIKDGQTVVMGGLVQTTTTNTENKVPLLGDIPIIGALFKQTTAENKQEELIVIITANIVKEQQAATGQ, encoded by the coding sequence ATGAAACGACTGCTGGCAACGCTGGCCCTGCTCAGCTTCGGCTTGGCGAGCTTTGGCTGGGCGGGTAGCCTCCCTACCGACAGCCGCTTCGACGCCCCGGTGCGGTTGAATATCGCGAATATCGCAAACTCTCAGACCGTTCCCACCCTCCCCCTCGATGTGGTGCTCGAGGCCCTCGCCAAATCCGTCGGGCTCCAGCCCCTTATCTACCGGGAGTTCCCTACAGACGGGAACGCCGCCAACGCCAAACCCGCCCTGCCCAACATCAAGCTCGACTTTGAGGGGCGGCCCTTCCGTCAGGTGTGGGACCTGATCTTCAACACCTACGGAGTCCAGTTGAGCCTGGACTATCAGCTCATTGGAACCAACACCATCGTGGTGGCCCCCAGTGCGCTCATCACCTCGCTCTCCGAGGCCCAGCAGCGGGTAGGAGACCGCAGCCGGGTGCTCTACTTGGTGAGCATTCCCCCGGTGGTCTACATTGACGGCAGCAAGATCGACTACGAGAAGGCCAAGGCCTGGGTCAAAGACAACTTCATCCCCTTTGCCACCACTGAGTTCGGCAGCCTCTCGGTGAACTGGATTGTGGTGCAGCAGGGCAACACCTTGGCCGCCCTCTCCTCCATCGTAGGTACTACTGCCCAGCACAACCGCTTCCAGGACACGCTCGCCAAAGGCCGCTATATCTACGAGGTGCTGGCGGGGGGGGCTACCCCGGTCGGGCAACAGGCCCAGGTCAACAAAACCGAGCGCCTCTACACGTTGCAAAACGTCTCCTTTGCCGATCTACAGAACTTTCTCCTCGGGCAGTTACCTAGCCTCGAGATCTCAGTAGTACCCACCAACCCTAAAGCTGCCTACATCCGCGGAACCGATGCCGAACTGAAAAAACTGGATGAACTCCTCAAGACCGCCGACTTAGCCCGTGCCTTCAAACGGCCCTACACCCTGCAAAACCTCACCTTCGAGCAGGCCAGCCAAAGGCTCCAGCCCCTCCTGACCGGCGACCTCAAGGGAGTCGGCCTCGAGCCCATCCCGGGCAACCCCAACGGGCTTTTCGCCAACGCCACCGAAGCCCAGCACACCCAGCTCGCCGAGATCCTCAAGGCCGTAGATACCCCCATCGTCCAGGCTCCAACCAGCGAACCCGTTGTCCGCCGCATCTATACCCTCAACTTTGCTAACGCCGCTCGCATCGCCGACTTCCTACGCAAAGAGGTCAAGGGGATTAGCGCCGAGGTCATCGAGGGCCAGCCGATAGTAGTGGTGCGCGGCACCGAGAAGCAGCAGCAGGAAGTGGCGGACCTCATCACCAACCTGGACAAACCCACCAGCGAGCAAGCCGCCGCCGCTTCGCGCACCCAGCGGGTCTACAAGCTGAAGTTCGCCAACGCTCCGGCCCTGGCGGAAGCACTGAGCAAAGCAGGAGGCGGTTCGACCACCGGCGGTACCCAGCCCTCCACTTCCCCTGGGTTGCCGAGCCTGGTCGCCGATCCCAGCACCAACAGCATCATCGCCGTGGGTAGCGACGCGCAGATTCGCAACTTCGAGGTGACGCTGGCCCAGCTCGACGTTCCCAAGCAGCAAGTGCAACTTCAGGTGCGCATCCAAGCGGTCAACAGCAGCGTGATCCGCGAGCTAGGTCTCAAGTGGGAGACCATCTCGGGCGGCAATCTAGTGGCTTCGATCCTTGAGAAGGGATTGAGCCTGATCTTCGATGCAACCCGCAGCCTGGCCTCCTTGAACATCCGGGCCACCCTGAACGCCCTCGAGAGCCAAAACCTCTCCCGCCGCATCTCCGACGCCAACTTGCTCGTCGAGAGCGGCTACGGTAACGACACCAGCGACCTGCGGCAAGCCAACGCCGCTGGAGCCGAGCTGAAAGCGGGGGGCAAGCTCCTCATTGTAACGACTACCGCTAGCACTAGCCAGGGAGGCGGACAGCAAAGCGTACGAGAGTTCGATGTGGGCCTCACCCTCAGGTTGCGCCCCCGCATCACCCCGGACGGTCAGATCATCCTCGAGGTCTACACCCAGACCGGCGAGCAGCCCCAGGTGCTGGCCCCCGACCGCACCTTCTTGCCCGTCAACAGCACCCTCTCGAGCTTCCGTATCAAAGACGGGCAGACCGTGGTGATGGGTGGGTTGGTCCAGACCACCACCACCAACACCGAGAACAAGGTTCCCCTGCTGGGCGACATCCCCATCATCGGAGCCCTCTTTAAACAAACCACCGCCGAGAACAAGCAAGAAGAGCTGATCGTGATTATCACCGCCAACATCGTCAAAGAGCAGCAAGCCGCCACCGGCCAGTAG
- a CDS encoding type 4a pilus biogenesis protein PilO: MLARLGQREWSLIAIVAAILVGVLWFYLIVQPLRQQAEFVRLGSNGETVAPTIPVNGPLPEDLGIDDLQAARDRGRRAQAALGQLRNTIAELEARQQQFLRELPPQERLADVLASLAQQARQSGVTVRSIQRSPVAQTDVQGVRSVSLALQLESPFSELYVFLRRLEELQRFSTISGLNLSLGGTTEQTTNPIINTSLTMTVYVYQAPGNAPQPANQAPQGSGNPAPGGRP, translated from the coding sequence GTGCTCGCTAGACTCGGACAGCGCGAGTGGTCCTTGATCGCCATCGTGGCGGCCATCCTGGTGGGGGTGCTGTGGTTCTACCTGATCGTGCAGCCTCTGCGCCAACAGGCCGAGTTCGTCCGGCTGGGCAGCAACGGCGAGACCGTAGCGCCTACTATCCCGGTGAACGGCCCGCTGCCGGAGGACTTGGGCATCGATGACCTACAGGCGGCCCGTGATCGGGGCCGTCGGGCCCAGGCCGCACTGGGGCAACTCCGTAACACCATCGCCGAACTCGAGGCCCGCCAACAGCAGTTCCTGCGCGAGCTTCCGCCGCAAGAACGCCTGGCCGATGTGCTGGCCTCACTAGCTCAGCAAGCCCGCCAAAGCGGGGTCACGGTGCGCAGCATCCAGCGCTCGCCGGTAGCCCAGACCGATGTACAGGGCGTGCGCAGCGTAAGCCTGGCCCTCCAGCTCGAATCGCCTTTCTCCGAGCTATACGTCTTCTTGCGCCGACTCGAGGAGCTGCAGCGCTTCAGCACCATCTCCGGGCTCAACCTGAGCCTGGGCGGGACCACCGAGCAGACCACCAACCCTATCATCAACACCAGCCTGACCATGACGGTATACGTCTACCAAGCACCCGGAAATGCGCCCCAGCCCGCTAACCAGGCTCCGCAAGGCAGCGGCAACCCGGCCCCGGGAGGTCGGCCATGA
- the pilM gene encoding type IV pilus assembly protein PilM, with the protein MRELLSSLLRPRVEALGLEIGSANLKLVELSGYPPTLRGLAIRPTPPGTIQDGAIVEPGVLAGELRDMLGELRTRKRYVVAAASNLAVITRTIQVPKMLPKQLEEAVRWEAERYIPFPIDEVVLDFAPLDDPETIADGEQMEVVVGAARQETVAGLVEAIKAAGLEPLVIDVKPFAGLRPMEHQLKGENGQAPVTLFLEVGAESSALVLTRGERLLLNRIINLSGKDFTAAIGRAFNLDPVAAEEAKKSYGLATIPTEDEELLLDFDAERERFNPARMYDAIRPVLVELTTELRRSLEFFRVQVGDLGIEQGFVAGGGSKLRGLVPLLSDTLGIPLEPADPWQNISFDKNRFDGDYLRSLAPEFTVPLGLALRGVNPLD; encoded by the coding sequence GTGCGAGAGCTATTAAGCAGCTTGTTACGGCCACGGGTCGAGGCATTGGGCCTCGAGATCGGTTCGGCCAACCTCAAGCTGGTGGAGCTATCCGGCTACCCTCCCACCCTCCGCGGTTTGGCCATCCGTCCTACACCGCCAGGCACCATCCAGGACGGAGCCATCGTGGAGCCGGGGGTATTGGCCGGGGAGTTGCGCGATATGCTGGGCGAGTTACGCACCCGCAAACGCTACGTGGTGGCTGCCGCCAGCAACCTGGCCGTGATCACCCGTACCATCCAGGTGCCCAAGATGCTGCCCAAGCAGCTCGAGGAGGCCGTGCGCTGGGAAGCCGAGCGGTACATCCCTTTCCCCATTGACGAGGTGGTGCTGGACTTTGCTCCTTTGGATGATCCAGAGACCATCGCAGACGGGGAGCAGATGGAAGTAGTAGTCGGGGCAGCCCGCCAGGAAACGGTAGCGGGATTGGTTGAGGCCATCAAGGCCGCGGGGCTCGAGCCCTTGGTCATCGATGTAAAACCTTTCGCCGGGCTCAGGCCGATGGAGCACCAGCTCAAAGGCGAGAACGGGCAGGCCCCGGTAACGCTCTTCCTGGAGGTCGGGGCCGAGTCCAGCGCCCTAGTGCTAACCCGGGGCGAGCGGCTCTTGCTAAACCGCATCATCAACCTCTCCGGCAAGGACTTCACCGCCGCCATCGGGCGGGCTTTCAACTTGGACCCAGTGGCTGCCGAGGAAGCCAAGAAGAGCTACGGCCTGGCCACCATCCCCACCGAAGATGAAGAACTCCTCTTAGACTTCGATGCCGAGCGCGAGCGCTTCAACCCAGCCCGCATGTACGACGCCATTCGTCCGGTGCTGGTAGAGCTCACCACCGAGCTAAGGCGTAGCCTGGAGTTCTTCCGGGTGCAAGTGGGCGACCTGGGCATCGAGCAGGGCTTTGTGGCCGGGGGGGGCAGCAAGCTGCGCGGGCTGGTTCCGCTGCTATCGGACACCTTGGGAATCCCGCTCGAGCCCGCCGACCCCTGGCAAAACATCTCCTTCGACAAAAACCGCTTTGATGGGGACTACCTGCGTAGCCTGGCCCCCGAGTTCACCGTCCCGCTAGGGCTGGCTTTACGGGGGGTGAACCCGCTTGATTAG
- a CDS encoding isocitrate/isopropylmalate dehydrogenase family protein, producing the protein MSRVYRICLIEGDGIGHEVVPAARHVLEATGLKCEFVEAEAGWETFERRGTSVPEETVEIVKSADATLFGAATSPTKKVEGFFGAIRYLRRRLDLFANVRPAKHHPVKGSTPGTDLVVVRENTEGLYVEQERRYAKGKVAIADRVITYDASYRIVEYALKLARTRRKQLALVHKANVLPLSDGLFLEAAYDAAKHYPDIQVSEVIVDACAMRLVRNPQSFDVLVMENLFGDILSDLTAGLVGGLGIAPSGNIGEQAAIFEPVHGSAPDIAGKGVANPTAAILSAAIMLDYLGEHETARRIEKAVDITLEQGPLTPDLGGKAGTLEFAKAVAAAL; encoded by the coding sequence ATGAGTCGAGTTTATCGAATCTGCTTAATTGAAGGCGACGGTATCGGCCACGAAGTAGTCCCGGCAGCCAGGCACGTGCTCGAGGCTACCGGGCTCAAGTGTGAGTTCGTGGAGGCTGAGGCAGGCTGGGAGACCTTCGAGCGAAGAGGTACCTCGGTGCCCGAGGAGACCGTAGAGATTGTCAAATCCGCCGACGCCACCCTCTTCGGAGCCGCTACCAGCCCTACCAAGAAAGTAGAGGGCTTTTTCGGGGCTATTCGCTACCTGCGCCGCCGGCTAGACCTTTTCGCCAATGTGCGTCCGGCCAAGCACCACCCGGTTAAAGGCTCCACCCCGGGAACCGATTTGGTTGTGGTGCGCGAGAACACCGAGGGGCTTTATGTTGAGCAGGAGCGCCGCTACGCCAAAGGCAAGGTGGCGATCGCCGACCGGGTCATCACCTACGACGCCAGCTATCGGATCGTGGAGTACGCCCTCAAGCTGGCCCGCACCCGCCGCAAGCAACTGGCACTGGTGCACAAGGCCAACGTCCTGCCGCTTTCTGATGGGCTTTTCCTCGAGGCCGCCTACGACGCCGCCAAACACTATCCCGATATCCAGGTTTCCGAGGTGATTGTGGACGCCTGCGCCATGCGGCTGGTGCGCAACCCACAGAGCTTCGACGTGCTGGTAATGGAAAACCTCTTTGGCGATATCCTCTCCGACCTCACCGCGGGGCTGGTAGGTGGCCTGGGTATCGCGCCCTCGGGCAACATCGGCGAGCAGGCCGCCATCTTCGAGCCGGTACATGGTTCCGCCCCGGACATCGCCGGGAAGGGGGTCGCCAACCCTACCGCCGCCATCCTCTCAGCGGCCATAATGCTTGACTATCTGGGGGAGCACGAAACCGCTCGCCGCATCGAGAAAGCCGTAGACATAACCCTCGAGCAAGGCCCCCTTACCCCTGACTTGGGGGGCAAAGCAGGCACGCTCGAGTTCGCCAAGGCCGTCGCTGCTGCGCTTTAG
- a CDS encoding DUF5317 domain-containing protein, producing MLAAGLEGGLAFATSRGLFSPELAGPIAKVCVLAFVGYGLLRNLHLRSLWFVWLGLLANTLVILANRGHMPVSAEALRQAGLGHLEPALRNTYDAIHTLMSEQTRLWFLGDVIPVPLEVFRNVMSLGDVLLMLGIAGVILEGALQAGGRNLLDLPEPTKQRLALGLYLAAVVIWASLGRV from the coding sequence TTGCTGGCCGCCGGGCTCGAGGGCGGCCTAGCCTTTGCGACCTCGAGGGGGCTCTTCTCCCCCGAGCTGGCCGGGCCTATCGCCAAGGTCTGTGTGCTGGCCTTCGTCGGCTATGGCCTGTTGCGCAATCTGCACCTCAGAAGTCTATGGTTTGTCTGGCTGGGCCTTTTGGCCAATACCCTGGTAATCCTTGCTAACCGGGGGCACATGCCGGTGAGCGCCGAGGCTTTGCGACAGGCCGGGTTGGGCCACCTCGAGCCCGCGCTGCGCAACACCTACGATGCCATTCACACCCTGATGAGTGAGCAAACCCGGCTGTGGTTCTTGGGGGATGTGATCCCGGTCCCACTGGAGGTCTTCCGCAACGTCATGAGCTTGGGTGACGTCCTGCTGATGCTGGGGATTGCCGGGGTGATCCTCGAGGGGGCCTTGCAGGCGGGCGGGCGCAACCTCCTCGACCTCCCGGAGCCCACCAAGCAGCGCCTGGCCTTGGGGCTTTACCTGGCTGCGGTAGTGATTTGGGCTTCGCTGGGTCGGGTTTAA
- a CDS encoding HD-GYP domain-containing protein, with translation MQRASSSVPVRIVVYIFSIALVAAVLGTWLYLTGPKEHGYTWLDVAFWVGLVAWSTRIAVALPFNATMSHLYVIILGAVILFPPWLAMVIVALGYFSPRLGKEAWYKDLFNRAQNTLVTGIATLTWYYLTKVAPVSMGHLNISVGVAIIASSLALFLTNISLVSYVIHLASGAPLRKVWVDNFRWLSMSYFVLAPIGLFMARAYQTPLVGGWGGFSVLFILMLLYYSRFYWDERVKLQEALDSTIEVLVKALDAKDPHTRLHSERVAAISKDLAKAAGLDESDQRKIEYGARIHDIGKVSIPDSILLKPGRLTEEEFNQIKLHPTEGIKLLQPAQRYMRDVLPIIRHHHERWDGRGYPDGLAGQETHLWARIVALGDAYEAMTAGRPYVKAKTPEEALREILDLSGSQFDPKLAKLFQELWSQDPLWKDREVFLRASTSQAPSSDSSAPSSPAPAYRTSEELN, from the coding sequence ATGCAGCGAGCGTCTAGCAGTGTCCCAGTAAGAATCGTCGTTTATATTTTCAGTATCGCCTTGGTTGCCGCGGTGCTGGGCACCTGGTTGTATTTAACAGGCCCTAAAGAACATGGTTACACGTGGCTCGATGTAGCTTTCTGGGTAGGCTTGGTTGCCTGGTCAACCCGCATCGCAGTGGCCCTACCCTTCAATGCTACGATGTCGCATCTTTATGTGATTATATTGGGGGCTGTCATTCTCTTTCCGCCCTGGCTGGCCATGGTTATCGTGGCCCTAGGCTACTTTAGCCCCAGACTTGGCAAGGAAGCTTGGTACAAGGATCTTTTTAATCGTGCCCAAAACACCCTAGTTACAGGAATTGCAACACTAACTTGGTACTACTTAACAAAAGTTGCTCCCGTAAGTATGGGCCACTTAAACATAAGCGTGGGCGTGGCAATTATTGCATCTTCTCTTGCCCTCTTTCTCACGAACATCAGCCTAGTTTCGTATGTCATTCACCTCGCCTCCGGGGCTCCACTTCGCAAGGTCTGGGTAGACAACTTCCGCTGGCTCTCGATGAGCTACTTTGTCCTAGCGCCCATCGGGCTGTTTATGGCCCGGGCCTACCAGACCCCTCTAGTGGGCGGCTGGGGCGGGTTCAGCGTGCTCTTTATACTTATGCTGCTGTACTACTCCCGCTTCTACTGGGACGAGCGGGTCAAGCTACAGGAAGCCTTAGATAGCACCATCGAGGTTCTGGTCAAAGCCTTGGATGCCAAAGACCCCCACACCCGCCTGCACTCCGAGCGGGTAGCGGCCATCTCCAAGGACCTCGCCAAAGCCGCCGGGCTCGACGAAAGCGACCAGCGTAAGATCGAGTACGGAGCCCGCATTCACGACATCGGCAAGGTTAGCATCCCAGACTCGATCCTGCTCAAACCGGGGCGGCTCACCGAGGAAGAGTTCAACCAGATCAAGCTTCATCCCACCGAGGGCATCAAGCTGCTCCAGCCTGCCCAGCGTTACATGCGCGACGTGCTCCCCATTATCCGCCACCACCACGAGCGCTGGGATGGGCGGGGCTACCCCGATGGCTTGGCCGGGCAGGAAACCCACCTCTGGGCACGGATTGTGGCTTTGGGCGATGCCTACGAGGCCATGACCGCTGGGCGGCCTTACGTGAAAGCCAAAACCCCCGAGGAAGCCCTGCGTGAGATTTTGGACTTATCTGGTAGCCAGTTTGACCCCAAGCTGGCTAAGCTATTCCAGGAGTTGTGGTCCCAAGACCCGCTCTGGAAAGATCGGGAGGTTTTCCTACGCGCCTCTACCTCGCAAGCGCCCTCGTCGGATTCCTCGGCGCCCTCCTCGCCGGCGCCCGCCTACAGGACTTCGGAAGAATTGAACTGA
- a CDS encoding glycosyltransferase family 2 protein, translating into MRLSVVVISYNARAVLHECLRRLTAYYPEAELWVVDTGSSDGSKAMVRSEFPQVSLIAVANRGYAYAVNRGLEHTQGAYTAVMNSDIYLEPGDLEALQQALDADPTAALAGPVLVTPSGRPQSFGLFYAPNYWKLRKPRPVSWLSGALLLVRRAALERLGGMDERFFFYNEDLEWGLRARKLGFKNLLVPRRVLHLGGASTPSDPRFIAEGYRGGLILSAEYYPWLHSLHRKAVWLEAQLRLRFDKNPVRRKGYRLLAAWLARENVNESLFF; encoded by the coding sequence GTGCGTCTTTCGGTGGTGGTCATCTCCTATAACGCTCGCGCCGTACTCCACGAGTGTTTACGGCGCCTTACCGCTTACTATCCGGAGGCCGAGCTTTGGGTGGTGGATACTGGCTCGAGCGACGGGAGTAAGGCTATGGTGCGCAGCGAATTTCCCCAGGTAAGTCTTATTGCAGTGGCCAACCGCGGCTATGCCTACGCTGTAAACCGAGGCTTGGAGCACACCCAGGGTGCTTACACGGCGGTGATGAACAGCGACATCTACCTCGAGCCCGGCGACCTCGAGGCCCTGCAACAAGCCCTGGACGCCGACCCCACCGCCGCCCTGGCAGGCCCGGTGCTCGTCACCCCTTCCGGCAGACCGCAATCTTTCGGGCTGTTTTATGCCCCTAACTACTGGAAGCTACGCAAACCCAGGCCGGTAAGTTGGCTCTCGGGGGCGCTGCTCTTGGTGCGGCGGGCCGCGCTCGAGCGTTTGGGCGGCATGGACGAGCGTTTTTTCTTCTACAACGAAGACCTCGAGTGGGGCCTGCGGGCCCGTAAGCTGGGCTTCAAGAATCTGCTGGTTCCCCGGCGGGTCTTGCACCTGGGGGGGGCCTCCACCCCCAGCGACCCGCGCTTTATCGCCGAGGGTTACCGAGGAGGCCTGATCCTGAGCGCGGAGTATTACCCCTGGCTGCACAGCTTGCACCGGAAAGCCGTTTGGCTCGAGGCCCAACTACGGCTGCGCTTTGATAAGAATCCGGTTCGCCGGAAGGGATACCGTCTCTTGGCAGCCTGGCTCGCCAGAGAAAATGTAAACGAGTCTTTATTTTTTTAA
- a CDS encoding bifunctional DNA primase/polymerase, whose product MHSSMTAALEYASMGYPVLPVESESKRPIAYLAPHGLHSASTNPRIISAWYRLEPTANVAVVPPAGVVILDLDSRASWESLTRSFPALLEAPHSHTPRGGTHCYLRVPSGVALRACSTGSLPAFEVKRSGLAYVLEAPSRTERGAYSWAVPLRRPSELPLMPYAILARLRVLVTKPVQADRLSDTALRARLEQAAHQVRHAAPGSRHVTLIRQAARVGSLLPRGLDASSARDALLRAALDAGLPRHEAEAAIRWGLERGKDTPALVRELPPRLRLWINRRERLEVRREG is encoded by the coding sequence ATGCATAGCTCCATGACCGCCGCCCTCGAGTACGCCTCGATGGGCTACCCCGTGTTGCCCGTCGAGTCTGAATCCAAAAGACCTATCGCCTACCTAGCCCCGCACGGACTCCACAGCGCGTCCACGAACCCTCGCATCATCTCGGCCTGGTATCGGCTCGAGCCTACGGCTAACGTCGCCGTCGTGCCGCCCGCCGGGGTCGTGATCCTCGACCTCGACAGCCGCGCCTCCTGGGAGTCGTTAACTCGAAGCTTCCCGGCCCTGCTCGAGGCGCCCCACAGCCACACCCCTCGAGGTGGCACACACTGCTACCTGCGCGTCCCCTCCGGCGTCGCCCTGCGGGCCTGCTCCACCGGGTCCTTACCCGCGTTCGAGGTTAAGCGTAGCGGCCTGGCCTACGTGCTCGAGGCCCCCAGCCGGACGGAGCGCGGGGCGTACTCCTGGGCCGTCCCTCTGCGCCGGCCCTCCGAGTTGCCCCTAATGCCCTACGCCATCTTGGCGCGGCTGCGGGTACTGGTAACCAAACCAGTCCAGGCCGATAGACTCAGCGACACCGCGCTACGCGCCCGCCTGGAGCAAGCCGCCCACCAGGTGCGCCACGCCGCGCCGGGGAGCCGCCACGTCACCTTGATCCGACAGGCCGCCCGCGTGGGCTCGCTGCTGCCGCGCGGCCTCGACGCCTCTTCGGCCCGGGACGCGTTGTTACGGGCCGCCCTGGACGCGGGCCTGCCCCGCCACGAGGCCGAGGCCGCCATCCGCTGGGGACTCGAGCGCGGCAAAGATACCCCGGCATTGGTGCGGGAACTCCCACCCCGCCTTCGTCTTTGGATAAACCGTCGTGAACGCTTGGAGGTGCGGCGTGAAGGCTGA